From one Carassius auratus strain Wakin unplaced genomic scaffold, ASM336829v1 scaf_tig00026059, whole genome shotgun sequence genomic stretch:
- the LOC113078587 gene encoding cytokine receptor common subunit gamma-like — MNCLIINLDYVNCTWTEHEHNYTFRSRFTHRETLDCPEYLRIDGVNVGCVFPYKTAQRFNTLETRLYSDDGGLVTEQEHNLKSYVKLSPPINLSVMEKKDTELWLYWDFTKNNGCFESEVRYRTDNNVWKNTTPGPRTSFSLPFPSKKRYEFQVRARIQSSCGESKFWSDWSEPVYWGS, encoded by the exons ATGAACTGTCTTATCATAAATCTGGACTATGTTAACTGCACATGGACTGAGCATGAGCACAATTACACTTTCAGGAGCAG GTTTACTCACAGAGAAACTCTGGATTGTCCAGAATATCTCAGGATTGATGGTGTTAACGTGGGCTGTGTATTCCCCTACAAAACAGCACAGCGGTTTAATACATTAGAAACACGGCTGTACAGTGACGATGGAGGTTTGGTGACAGAGCAGGAGCATAATCTCAAATCATATG TGAAGCTTTCTCCTCCGATCAACCTGTCTGTGATGGAGAAAAAAGACACTGAACTGTGGCTATACTGGGATTTTACAAAGAACAACGGCTGCTTTGAGAGTGAAGTTCGTTACAGGACAGACAACAATGTGTGGAAG AACACCACTCCAGGCCCCAGGACCTCCTTCAGTTTGCCTTTTCCCTCCAAAAAACGCTATGAGTTCCAGGTCAGGGCTCGTATACAGTCCTCCTGTGGAGAGTCCAAGTTTTGGAGTGACTGGAGTGAGCCTGTCTACTGGGGATCTTAA